A genomic segment from Ochotona princeps isolate mOchPri1 chromosome 11, mOchPri1.hap1, whole genome shotgun sequence encodes:
- the AP3M2 gene encoding AP-3 complex subunit mu-2 translates to MIHSLFLINSSGDIFLEKHWKSVVSRSVCDYFFEAQERATEAENVPPVIPTPHHYLLSVYRHKIFFVAVIQTEVPPLFVIEFLHRVVDTFQDYFGVCSEPVIKDNVVVVYEVLEEMLDNGFPLATESNILKELIKPPTILRTVVNTITGSTNVGDQLPTGQLSVVPWRRTGVKYTNNEAYFDVIEEIDAIIDKSGSTITAEIQGVIDACVKLTGMPDLTLSFMNPRLLDDVSFHPCVRFKRWEAERILSFIPPDGNFRLLSYHVSAQNLVAIPVYVKHSISFRDSSSLGRFEITVGPKQTMGKTIEGVIVTSQMPKGVLNMSLTPSQGTHTFDPVTKMLSWDVGKINPQKLPSLKGTMNLQAGAPKPDENPTINLQFKIQQLAISGLKVNRLDMYGEKYKPFKGIKYMTKAGKFQVRT, encoded by the exons ATGATCCACAGTCTGTTCTTGATCAACTCATCGGGAGACATTTTCCTGGAGAAGCACTGGAAAAGTGTGGTCAGCCGCTCGGTGTGCGATTACTTTTTTGAGGCGCAGGAGAGGGCGACAGAGGCGGAGAATGTGCCACCGGTCATCCCCACCCCACACCACTACTTGCTAAGTGTTTACCGCCACAAGATCTTCTTCGTGGCCGTGATCCAGACGGAGGTCCCGCCCCTGTTTGTCATCGAGTTCCTGCATCGGGTAGTGGACACGTTTCAG GACTACTTTGGAGTCTGCTCCGAGCCAGTGATCAAAGACAATGTGGTGGTGGTGTATGAGGTGTTGGAGGAGATGCTTGACAACGGATTCCCGCTGGCCACTGAGTCCAACATCCTGAAAGAGCTCATCAAACCTCCCACCATCCTGCGGACGGTGGTCAACACCATAACAG GGAGCACTAATGTGGGCGACCAGCTTCCCACCGGACAGCTGTCTGTGGTGCCTTGGCGGCGGACTGGAGTGAAATACACCAACAACGAGGCGTACTTCGATGTGATTGAAGAGATTGACGCGATTATTGACAAGTCAG GTTCCACCATTACGGCCGAAATCCAGGGAGTGATTGATGCCTGTGTCAAGCTGACTGGCATGCCGGACCTCACCCTATCCTTCATG AACCCCCGGCTGCTGGATGACGTCAGCTTCCACCCCTGTGTGCGGTTCAAGCGCTGGGAAGCGGAGCGGATCCTCTCCTTCATCCCTCCCGACGGCAACTTCCGCCTGCTCTCTTACCATGTCAGTGCCCAGAA TCTGGTCGCGATCCCAGTGTACGTCAAGCACAGCATCAGTTTCCGGGACAGCAGCTCCCTTGGGCGCTTTGAGATCACCGTGGGACCCAAGCAGACGATGGGCAAGACCATCGAGGGCGTGATTGTCACCAGCCAGATGCCCAAGGGCGTCCTGAACATGAGCCTCACACCATCGCAGGGCACGCACACCTTCGACCCTGTGACGAAG ATGCTGTCCTGGGATGTCGGGAAAATAAACCCCCAGAAGCTGCCGAGCCTGAAGGGGACCATGAACCTGCAGGCTGGGGCCCCAAAGCCGGATGAGAACCCCACGATCAACCTGCAGTTTAAGATCCAGCAGCTGGCCATTTCCG GACTCAAAGTGAACCGCCTGGATATGTACGGAGAGAAGTACAAACCATTCAAGGGCATCAAGTACATGACCAAAGCCGGCAAGTTCCAAGTTCGAACCTGA